From a region of the Flavobacterium branchiarum genome:
- a CDS encoding FeoA family protein, which translates to MKHSIHSLKKGEKATIKEFDIDLVPLKLLEMGCLPGNMVELLQIAPFGGPLYLNINGSHVAIRIETARVIEVEIIK; encoded by the coding sequence TTGAAACATTCTATCCACTCCCTTAAAAAAGGCGAAAAAGCCACTATCAAAGAATTTGATATTGATCTAGTTCCGTTGAAATTATTAGAAATGGGTTGCTTACCAGGTAACATGGTCGAATTGCTTCAAATTGCTCCTTTTGGAGGTCCTTTATATTTGAATATTAATGGTTCACATGTAGCTATTCGAATAGAAACAGCACGTGTAATTGAAGTAGAAATAATCAAATAG
- a CDS encoding SCO family protein codes for MKSLLYKYRKFFLVLFVFSAITISLFYSALKPSKTLPIYNPADVNPELVDSTMQYKSKYHTIADFAFVNQNGDTITQKDYDGKIYVADFFFTTCGSICPKMTANLAEVQKAVLNNPKVKLLSHTVFPETDSVPVLKAYAIKNGVVDSKWNLVTGDKKEIYTMARKSYLAVKLGRPDQLYDMVHTENFILVDQKRRVRGFYDGTKKEDMQKLIEDINFLCTE; via the coding sequence ATGAAATCTTTACTTTACAAATACAGGAAATTTTTCTTGGTACTATTCGTATTTTCTGCAATTACAATTTCCTTGTTTTATTCTGCATTAAAACCTAGTAAGACTTTACCAATTTATAATCCAGCCGATGTAAATCCAGAACTGGTTGATAGCACGATGCAATACAAAAGCAAATACCATACAATTGCTGATTTTGCTTTTGTAAATCAAAACGGAGATACGATTACTCAAAAAGATTATGATGGAAAAATATACGTTGCCGATTTCTTTTTTACAACTTGTGGTTCTATCTGTCCTAAAATGACAGCTAATCTTGCCGAAGTTCAAAAAGCAGTTTTAAACAACCCAAAAGTAAAATTACTTTCACATACTGTATTTCCTGAAACGGATAGTGTTCCTGTTCTAAAAGCATATGCTATAAAAAACGGCGTTGTAGACAGCAAGTGGAATCTTGTTACGGGTGACAAAAAAGAGATTTACACCATGGCTCGAAAATCATATTTGGCTGTAAAACTAGGAAGACCTGATCAATTATACGATATGGTGCATACGGAGAACTTTATTTTAGTGGATCAAAAAAGACGCGTTCGTGGTTTTTATGACGGAACTAAAAAGGAAGATATGCAAAAACTAATTGAAGACATTAACTTTTTATGTACGGAATAA
- a CDS encoding M13 family metallopeptidase, whose translation MKRQINKHLLFAIPAVLGFSMGQAQTMSSKTSGIDVSLMDKSVKPSQDFFRYVNGTWVDKTEIPSDRNAWGSFNELRQKTDNDALAILKEASKSKKYNSTTEQGKAIALFNTILDTIGRNKQGIKPLKPYLTKIDAIKNVADLQNFLIEMEPLGGAGFFGIYVSADKKNSNINTLSLGVGRLGLSDKDYYVSEDKDSKEKRAKYELHIARMLQFIGESPQKAKESAAQVLALETAMSAPRLDRVERRDGRLQYNPTAVTDLKKMTPAIQWDKYLAGIGLAKADTIIVTQPRYMKALQTILTENKVPAWKEYLKWCALNRATSQLTTEIEDASFDFYGKTLTGAIKQRPSEERALQVINQVIGESLGKLYVEKMFPAEAKVKAEKMIQNIVLAFQNRINNLTWMSAETKVKAVEKLNKIAIKIGYPDKWKDYSALVIKDVQEGGSYFDNSLNLAKWSYNDNISKYKKPVDKTVWGMSPQTVNAYYSPSYNEIVFPAAILQPPFYNYQADEAVNYGGIGAVIGHEISHGFDDSGARYNADGNLVDWWTADDLKQFTALGTALANQYSALEPLPGIHVDGKFTLGENIGDLGGINAAYDGLQLYLKANGSPGLIDGYTPEQRFFISWATVWRTKSRDEAIKSQVKTDPHAPGMYRAYVPLQNVDAFYEAFSIKPGDGMYIEPSKRVKIW comes from the coding sequence ATGAAAAGACAAATTAATAAGCATTTGTTGTTTGCTATTCCTGCAGTGTTAGGATTTTCAATGGGTCAAGCTCAAACTATGTCTTCTAAGACATCGGGTATTGATGTTTCTTTAATGGACAAAAGCGTTAAACCAAGCCAAGATTTTTTTCGTTATGTAAACGGAACTTGGGTAGATAAAACAGAAATTCCTAGCGATAGAAATGCATGGGGAAGTTTTAATGAACTACGTCAGAAGACTGATAATGATGCTTTGGCAATTTTAAAGGAAGCTTCAAAAAGTAAAAAATATAATTCAACTACAGAGCAAGGAAAAGCAATTGCGCTTTTTAATACAATTCTAGATACTATTGGAAGAAACAAGCAGGGAATTAAACCACTAAAACCTTATTTGACTAAAATTGACGCTATCAAAAACGTAGCAGATTTACAGAATTTTTTAATAGAAATGGAACCTTTAGGTGGGGCTGGTTTTTTCGGTATTTATGTTAGCGCCGATAAAAAGAACAGTAATATTAATACGCTTAGCTTAGGTGTTGGTAGATTAGGATTGTCTGATAAAGATTATTATGTATCTGAAGATAAGGATTCTAAGGAGAAGCGCGCAAAGTATGAACTTCATATTGCAAGAATGTTGCAGTTTATAGGCGAATCTCCTCAAAAAGCAAAAGAGAGCGCTGCACAAGTTCTAGCATTAGAAACAGCTATGTCGGCACCAAGATTAGATCGTGTTGAACGTAGAGATGGAAGATTACAATACAACCCAACTGCAGTTACTGATCTTAAAAAGATGACACCAGCAATTCAGTGGGATAAATATCTTGCAGGTATTGGATTGGCAAAAGCAGATACAATTATTGTAACACAACCTCGTTACATGAAAGCATTGCAAACAATCCTTACCGAAAATAAAGTTCCAGCTTGGAAAGAATATTTAAAATGGTGTGCTTTAAATAGAGCAACTTCGCAATTAACGACAGAAATAGAAGATGCTAGTTTTGATTTCTACGGAAAAACATTAACGGGAGCAATCAAACAGCGCCCAAGTGAAGAAAGAGCGCTTCAGGTGATAAACCAAGTTATTGGAGAGTCTTTGGGTAAATTGTATGTTGAAAAAATGTTTCCTGCTGAAGCAAAAGTAAAAGCGGAAAAAATGATCCAAAATATTGTTTTGGCTTTCCAAAACCGTATTAACAATTTGACATGGATGTCTGCCGAAACTAAAGTGAAAGCAGTTGAAAAACTTAATAAAATTGCCATAAAAATTGGTTATCCTGATAAATGGAAAGATTATAGTGCTTTAGTTATTAAAGATGTACAAGAGGGTGGTAGCTATTTTGATAATAGTCTTAACCTAGCGAAATGGAGTTACAATGATAATATTTCTAAATACAAAAAGCCTGTTGATAAGACCGTATGGGGAATGTCGCCACAAACGGTAAATGCATACTATAGCCCATCTTATAATGAGATAGTTTTTCCAGCAGCTATCTTGCAACCTCCGTTCTATAATTACCAAGCAGATGAAGCTGTAAATTACGGTGGAATTGGAGCTGTAATTGGACATGAAATTTCTCATGGATTTGATGATTCTGGAGCGCGTTACAACGCAGATGGAAATCTTGTTGATTGGTGGACAGCAGACGACTTGAAACAATTTACAGCTTTAGGAACTGCATTGGCAAATCAATATAGCGCATTAGAGCCTTTGCCGGGAATTCATGTAGATGGTAAATTTACATTAGGAGAAAACATTGGTGACTTAGGTGGTATAAATGCTGCTTATGACGGATTACAATTATATTTAAAAGCAAATGGAAGCCCTGGATTAATAGATGGATATACTCCTGAACAACGTTTCTTTATATCGTGGGCTACTGTTTGGAGAACCAAAAGCCGTGATGAAGCTATAAAAAGTCAAGTTAAAACAGATCCACACGCTCCAGGAATGTACCGTGCTTATGTACCGTTACAAAATGTAGATGCTTTTTACGAAGCTTTCTCAATTAAACCAGGTGATGGAATGTATATAGAACCATCTAAACGAGTTAAAATTTGGTAA
- a CDS encoding M13 family metallopeptidase, translating into MKKHNSKNLLFVIPAMLGFAMCQAQSQTPSVSGIDVSLMDKNVKPSEDFFRYVNGTWLAKTEIPSDRTTWGSFNELLKKTDANSLAILKEASKNPKYKSNTDQGKAINLFNAILDTVGRNKQGIAPLKPYLKKIDAIKNVADLEKFLIEMEPIGGIGFFGVYVSADDKNSTKNSVSLGLGGLGLPDKDYYTAEDKDSKEKREKYVLHVARMLQFVGETPAVAKQNAAKILALEIEMSKPRLDRVERRDSRLQYNPTAIADLQKMTPTINWKNYLSGIGMAKVDTVIVLQPRYMKALETIFKENKVADWKEYMKWSLLSATASQLSTEIEKANFDFYGKTLTGAIKQRPREERALQVVNQTIGEALGKLYVEKLFPAEAKVKAQKMIQNVILAYQNRINNLTWMSADTKVKAIEKLNKITVKIGYPDKWIDYSALQVKSLPEGGTYFDDMRSYSKWSFEKGLSDLNKPVDKTEWGMSPQTVNAYYNPSYNEIVFPAAILQPPFYNYEADEAVNYGGIGAVIGHEISHGFDDSGARYNAEGNLVDWWTENDLKEFTKLGDALAAQYSALEPLPGVHVDGKFTLGENIGDLGGVNAAYDGLQLYLKANGNPGLIDGFTPEQRFFISWATVWRTKSRDEALKNQVKTDPHSPGMYRAYVPVQNMDTFYEAFSIKKGDKMYVEPEKRVKIW; encoded by the coding sequence ATGAAAAAACACAATAGTAAGAATTTGCTATTTGTAATTCCTGCAATGTTAGGATTTGCAATGTGTCAGGCACAAAGTCAGACACCTTCAGTATCAGGTATTGACGTATCTTTAATGGATAAGAACGTTAAGCCAAGCGAAGATTTTTTCCGTTATGTAAATGGAACTTGGTTGGCTAAAACTGAAATTCCTAGTGACAGGACAACATGGGGAAGTTTCAATGAGTTGCTGAAGAAAACCGATGCAAATTCATTAGCTATTTTAAAAGAAGCATCAAAGAATCCTAAATACAAATCAAATACAGATCAAGGAAAAGCAATTAATCTTTTTAATGCAATACTAGATACTGTTGGAAGAAATAAGCAAGGGATAGCGCCATTAAAACCATATCTTAAAAAGATTGATGCTATAAAAAATGTTGCTGATTTAGAGAAGTTCTTAATTGAAATGGAACCTATCGGCGGAATTGGTTTTTTCGGGGTATATGTAAGTGCTGATGATAAAAACAGTACCAAAAATTCGGTTAGTCTTGGTTTAGGTGGATTAGGTTTGCCAGATAAAGATTATTACACAGCAGAGGATAAAGACTCTAAAGAAAAACGTGAAAAATATGTACTTCATGTAGCTAGAATGTTGCAATTTGTGGGTGAAACTCCTGCAGTTGCCAAACAAAATGCTGCAAAAATATTAGCATTAGAAATCGAAATGTCTAAACCAAGATTAGATAGAGTAGAACGTAGAGATAGCAGATTGCAATACAATCCGACTGCTATTGCTGATTTGCAAAAAATGACACCTACCATAAACTGGAAAAATTATCTTTCAGGAATCGGAATGGCAAAAGTTGATACTGTTATCGTATTACAACCAAGATACATGAAAGCTTTAGAAACTATTTTTAAAGAAAACAAAGTAGCAGATTGGAAAGAATATATGAAATGGTCATTGTTGAGCGCAACAGCATCGCAATTGTCTACAGAAATTGAAAAAGCAAACTTTGATTTTTACGGAAAAACTTTAACTGGAGCAATTAAACAACGTCCACGTGAAGAAAGAGCCCTTCAAGTAGTAAACCAAACAATTGGAGAAGCATTAGGAAAGTTATATGTAGAGAAATTATTTCCAGCTGAAGCGAAAGTAAAAGCGCAGAAAATGATTCAAAATGTAATCTTAGCGTACCAAAACAGAATAAACAATTTAACTTGGATGTCTGCTGATACTAAAGTTAAAGCAATCGAGAAATTAAATAAGATTACAGTAAAAATTGGTTATCCAGACAAATGGATAGATTATTCGGCTTTACAAGTTAAAAGTCTTCCAGAAGGAGGAACTTATTTTGATGACATGAGAAGTTATTCTAAATGGAGTTTTGAAAAAGGACTTTCAGATTTGAATAAACCAGTAGATAAAACTGAATGGGGAATGTCACCACAAACAGTAAATGCATATTACAATCCATCGTATAACGAAATTGTATTTCCAGCTGCAATACTACAACCACCATTTTATAATTATGAAGCAGATGAAGCTGTAAATTATGGTGGAATCGGTGCGGTAATTGGACATGAGATTTCTCATGGTTTTGATGATTCTGGAGCGCGTTATAACGCAGAAGGAAATCTTGTTGACTGGTGGACAGAAAATGATTTGAAAGAATTCACAAAATTAGGAGACGCACTTGCAGCTCAATATAGCGCATTAGAACCACTTCCGGGAGTTCATGTAGATGGTAAATTTACATTAGGTGAAAACATAGGAGATTTAGGTGGTGTAAATGCTGCTTACGACGGATTACAATTGTATTTAAAAGCAAACGGGAATCCAGGATTAATCGACGGATTTACTCCAGAGCAACGTTTCTTTATATCATGGGCAACAGTTTGGAGAACCAAAAGCCGTGATGAAGCTTTAAAAAATCAGGTGAAAACAGATCCACACTCTCCAGGAATGTATCGTG